The following are encoded together in the Neomonachus schauinslandi chromosome 15, ASM220157v2, whole genome shotgun sequence genome:
- the FSCN2 gene encoding fascin-2 isoform X2, translating to MPTNGLHQVLKIQFGLVNDADRYLTAESFGFKVNASAPSLKRKQTWVLEPDPGQGAAVLLRSRHLGRYLSAQEDGRVACEAERPGPDCRFLVLPQADGRWALQSEPHGRFFGGTEDRLSCFATAISPAELWTVHLAIHPQAHLLSVSRRRYVHLSPQEDEMAADSDTPWGVGALVTLTFQDGQYCLRACDGRYLRSDGRLVGGPEPHARYTLGVKAGKLTFKDRDGRYLAPGGPAGTLRAGRSTRPGKDELFDLEESHPQVVLVAANHRYVSVRQGVNVSANQDEELHHETFLMQIDQETKKCTFYSSTRGYWTLVNHGGIHATATQVSANTMFEVEWRGRRVALKASNGRYVCMKKNGQLAATSDFVGEDEEFTLKLINRPILVLRGLDGFICHRRGSNQLDTNRSVYEVFHLSFSDGAYQIRGRGGGFWNTGSHGSVCSDGERAEDFLFEFRERGRLAIRAGSGKYLRGGASGLLRADADTPAGVALWEY from the exons ATGCCCACCAACGGCCTGCACCAGGTGCTGAAGATCCAGTTTGGCCTCGTCAACGACGCTGACCGCTACCTGACGGCCGAGAGCTTCGGCTTCAAGGTCAACGCCTCGGCACCCAGCCTCAAGAGGAAGCAGACGTGGGTGctggagcccgacccggggcagGGCGCCGCCGTGCTGCTCCGCAGCCGCCACCTGGGCCGCTACCTGTCCGCGCAGGAGGACGGGCGCGTGGCCTGCGAGGCGGAGCGGCCGGGCCCTGACTGCCGCTTCCTGGTGCTGCCGCAGGCCGACGGGCGCTGGGCGCTGCAGTCCGAGCCGCACGGCCGCTTCTTCGGCGGCACCGAGGACCGGCTGTCCTGCTTCGCCACGGCCATCTCCCCGGCCGAGCTGTGGACCGTCCACCTGGCCATCCACCCGCAGGCGCACCTGTTGAGCGTGAGCCGCCGGCGTTACGTGCACCTGAGCCCGCAGGAGGACGAGATGGCGGCCGACAGCGACACGCCCTGGGGCGTGGGCGCGCTCGTCACCCTCACCTTCCAGGATGGGCAGTACTGCCTCCGGGCCTGTGACGGCCGCTACCTGCGCAGCGACGGCCGCCTCGTGGGGGGGCCCGAGCCCCACGCCCGCTACACGCTCGGGGTCAAGGCGGGCAAGCTGACCTTCAAGGACCGCGACGGCCGCTACCTGGCGCCCGGGGGGCCCGCCGGCACGCTCAGGGCGGGCCGCAGCACGCGGCCGGGCAAGGACGAGCTCTTCGACCTGGAGGAGAGTCACCCGCAGGTGGTCCTGGTGGCCGCCAACCACCGCTACGTGTCCGTGCGGCAAG GGGTCAACGTCTCAGCCAACCAAGACGAAGAACTGCATCATGAGACCTTCCTGATGCAAATTGACCAGGAGACAAAGAAGTGCACCTTCTATTCCAGCACCAGGGGCTACTGGACCCTCGTCAACCATGGGGGCATCCATGCCACAGCCACACAGGT TTCTGCCAACACCATGTTTGAGGTGGAGTGGCGTGGCCGGCGTGTGGCCCTCAAGGCCAGTAACGGGCGCTATGTGTGCATGAAGAAGAATGGACAGCTGGCAGCCACCAGCGACTTTGTGG GTGAGGACGAGGAATTCACTCTCAAGCTCATCAATCGGCCCATCCTCGTGCTGCGGGGCCTGGACGGCTTCATCTGCCACCGCCGTGGCTCCAACCAGCTGGACACCAACCGCTCCGTCTACGAGGTCTTCCATCTGAGCTTCAGCGACGGCGCCTACCAAATCCGAG GCCGCGGCGGCGGGTTCTGGAACACCGGCAGCCATGGCAGCGTGTGCAGCGACGGCGAGCGCGCCGAAGACTTCCTCTTCGAGTTCCGCGAGCGCGGCCGCCTGGCCATCCGCGCGGGGAGCGGCAAGTACCTGCGCGGAGGCGCCTCCGGGCTGCTGCGCGCGGACGCGGACACGCCGGCCGGGGTCGCGCTCTGGGAGTACTGA
- the FSCN2 gene encoding fascin-2 isoform X1 codes for MPTNGLHQVLKIQFGLVNDADRYLTAESFGFKVNASAPSLKRKQTWVLEPDPGQGAAVLLRSRHLGRYLSAQEDGRVACEAERPGPDCRFLVLPQADGRWALQSEPHGRFFGGTEDRLSCFATAISPAELWTVHLAIHPQAHLLSVSRRRYVHLSPQEDEMAADSDTPWGVGALVTLTFQDGQYCLRACDGRYLRSDGRLVGGPEPHARYTLGVKAGKLTFKDRDGRYLAPGGPAGTLRAGRSTRPGKDELFDLEESHPQVVLVAANHRYVSVRQGVNVSANQDEELHHETFLMQIDQETKKCTFYSSTRGYWTLVNHGGIHATATQVSANTMFEVEWRGRRVALKASNGRYVCMKKNGQLAATSDFVGEHSSPKAVGRQRPLSPYAPPGEDEEFTLKLINRPILVLRGLDGFICHRRGSNQLDTNRSVYEVFHLSFSDGAYQIRGRGGGFWNTGSHGSVCSDGERAEDFLFEFRERGRLAIRAGSGKYLRGGASGLLRADADTPAGVALWEY; via the exons ATGCCCACCAACGGCCTGCACCAGGTGCTGAAGATCCAGTTTGGCCTCGTCAACGACGCTGACCGCTACCTGACGGCCGAGAGCTTCGGCTTCAAGGTCAACGCCTCGGCACCCAGCCTCAAGAGGAAGCAGACGTGGGTGctggagcccgacccggggcagGGCGCCGCCGTGCTGCTCCGCAGCCGCCACCTGGGCCGCTACCTGTCCGCGCAGGAGGACGGGCGCGTGGCCTGCGAGGCGGAGCGGCCGGGCCCTGACTGCCGCTTCCTGGTGCTGCCGCAGGCCGACGGGCGCTGGGCGCTGCAGTCCGAGCCGCACGGCCGCTTCTTCGGCGGCACCGAGGACCGGCTGTCCTGCTTCGCCACGGCCATCTCCCCGGCCGAGCTGTGGACCGTCCACCTGGCCATCCACCCGCAGGCGCACCTGTTGAGCGTGAGCCGCCGGCGTTACGTGCACCTGAGCCCGCAGGAGGACGAGATGGCGGCCGACAGCGACACGCCCTGGGGCGTGGGCGCGCTCGTCACCCTCACCTTCCAGGATGGGCAGTACTGCCTCCGGGCCTGTGACGGCCGCTACCTGCGCAGCGACGGCCGCCTCGTGGGGGGGCCCGAGCCCCACGCCCGCTACACGCTCGGGGTCAAGGCGGGCAAGCTGACCTTCAAGGACCGCGACGGCCGCTACCTGGCGCCCGGGGGGCCCGCCGGCACGCTCAGGGCGGGCCGCAGCACGCGGCCGGGCAAGGACGAGCTCTTCGACCTGGAGGAGAGTCACCCGCAGGTGGTCCTGGTGGCCGCCAACCACCGCTACGTGTCCGTGCGGCAAG GGGTCAACGTCTCAGCCAACCAAGACGAAGAACTGCATCATGAGACCTTCCTGATGCAAATTGACCAGGAGACAAAGAAGTGCACCTTCTATTCCAGCACCAGGGGCTACTGGACCCTCGTCAACCATGGGGGCATCCATGCCACAGCCACACAGGT TTCTGCCAACACCATGTTTGAGGTGGAGTGGCGTGGCCGGCGTGTGGCCCTCAAGGCCAGTAACGGGCGCTATGTGTGCATGAAGAAGAATGGACAGCTGGCAGCCACCAGCGACTTTGTGGGTGAGCATTCCTCACCA AAGGCAGTGGGCAGGCAGCGGCCCCTCAGCCCCTACGCCCCGCCAGGTGAGGACGAGGAATTCACTCTCAAGCTCATCAATCGGCCCATCCTCGTGCTGCGGGGCCTGGACGGCTTCATCTGCCACCGCCGTGGCTCCAACCAGCTGGACACCAACCGCTCCGTCTACGAGGTCTTCCATCTGAGCTTCAGCGACGGCGCCTACCAAATCCGAG GCCGCGGCGGCGGGTTCTGGAACACCGGCAGCCATGGCAGCGTGTGCAGCGACGGCGAGCGCGCCGAAGACTTCCTCTTCGAGTTCCGCGAGCGCGGCCGCCTGGCCATCCGCGCGGGGAGCGGCAAGTACCTGCGCGGAGGCGCCTCCGGGCTGCTGCGCGCGGACGCGGACACGCCGGCCGGGGTCGCGCTCTGGGAGTACTGA